From a single Brassica rapa cultivar Chiifu-401-42 chromosome A01, CAAS_Brap_v3.01, whole genome shotgun sequence genomic region:
- the LOC103843613 gene encoding zinc finger CCCH domain-containing protein 33 isoform X2 yields the protein MDFNAGVPMSSLSPLLINQEAMWQMNLSSDETMETGSYPERPGEPDCSYYIRTGLCRFGSTCRFNHPRDRELVIATARMRGEYPERIGQPECEYYLKTGTCKFGVTCKFHHPRNKAGVAGRVSLNMLGYPLRSNEVDCAYFLRTGHCKFGATCKFNHPQPQPTTNLMVPTSGQQQSYPWSRASFIASPRWQDPSGFTPLMMPQGVVWNPYSLGSVSPSGTGNEHNNYRNMQQNESGSSVQPSENVFPERPGQPECQFYMKTGDCKFGTVCKFHHPRDRQPPSPDCLLSPIGLPLRPGEPVCVFYSRYGICKFGPSCKFNHPMEIFAYDNTASETDEVVETSRGDSRRVSVSETRQATTTTSGQDTPTDTQQQ from the exons ATGGATTTTAACGCCGGAGTTCCTATGTCCTCTCTTTCTCCTCTGCTGATCAATCAAG AGGCAATGTGGCAAATGAATTTGAGTTCAGATGAAACAATGGAAACTGGTTCTTACCCTGAACGACCAGGAGAGCCTGATTGTTCTTATTACATCAGAACTGGTCTTTGTAGATTCGGCTCCACTTGTCGGTTCAATCACCCTCGTGATCGGGAACTG GTTATAGCCACTGCTAGAATGAGAGGAGAATACCCTGAAAGGATTGGTCAGCCTGAATGCGAG TACTATTTGAAGACAGGAACATGCAAGTTTGGAGTAACATGTAAGTTTCATCACCCTAGGAACAAAGCTGGGGTTGCTGGAAGAGTCTCACTCAACATGTTAGGCTATCCTCTACGCTCT AATGAAGTTGATTGTGCTTATTTTCTAAGAACCGGACACTGTAAATTTGGCGCCACTTGTAAATTCAACCATCCTCAGCCTCAACCGACAACCAACCTCATGGTTCCTACTTCAGGCCAACAACAGTCTTACCCTTGGTCAAGAGCCTCTTTTATCGCCAGCCCTCGGTGGCAAGATCCCTCCGGCTTCACCCCATTAATGATGCCTCAAGGAGTTGTATGGAACCCATACAGC CTCGGCTCAGTTTCTCCTTCAGGTACTGGAAATGAACACAACAACTACAGAAACATGCAGCAAAACGAGTCAGGCTCCTCTGTTCAGCCTAGTGAGAATGTTTTCCCGGAGAGACCGGGACAACCTGAATGCCAGTTCTACATGAAGACAGGAGACTGCAAGTTTGGCACAGTTTGCAAGTTTCATCATCCTAGAGATAGACAACCTCCTTCTCCTGATTGTCTCTTGAGTCCCATTGGCCTCCCTTTACGCCCT GGAGAACCGGTGTGTGTGTTCTATAGTCGCTATGGAATCTGCAAGTTTGGTCCAAGCTGTAAATTTAATCACCCAATGGAAATATTCGCATACGACAACACAGCTTCAGAGACAGACGAGGTTGTGGAAACGTCACGCGGAGATTCCAGAAGAGTCTCAGTGTCTGAAACAAGacaagcaacaacaacaacctctGGTCAAGACACTCCCACTGATACACAGCAGCAGTGA
- the LOC103843613 gene encoding zinc finger CCCH domain-containing protein 33 isoform X1: MDFNAGVPMSSLSPLLINQEAMWQMNLSSDETMETGSYPERPGEPDCSYYIRTGLCRFGSTCRFNHPRDRELVIATARMRGEYPERIGQPECEYYLKTGTCKFGVTCKFHHPRNKAGVAGRVSLNMLGYPLRSNEVDCAYFLRTGHCKFGATCKFNHPQPQPTTNLMVPTSGQQQSYPWSRASFIASPRWQDPSGFTPLMMPQGVVWNPYSGQLGSVSPSGTGNEHNNYRNMQQNESGSSVQPSENVFPERPGQPECQFYMKTGDCKFGTVCKFHHPRDRQPPSPDCLLSPIGLPLRPGEPVCVFYSRYGICKFGPSCKFNHPMEIFAYDNTASETDEVVETSRGDSRRVSVSETRQATTTTSGQDTPTDTQQQ, from the exons ATGGATTTTAACGCCGGAGTTCCTATGTCCTCTCTTTCTCCTCTGCTGATCAATCAAG AGGCAATGTGGCAAATGAATTTGAGTTCAGATGAAACAATGGAAACTGGTTCTTACCCTGAACGACCAGGAGAGCCTGATTGTTCTTATTACATCAGAACTGGTCTTTGTAGATTCGGCTCCACTTGTCGGTTCAATCACCCTCGTGATCGGGAACTG GTTATAGCCACTGCTAGAATGAGAGGAGAATACCCTGAAAGGATTGGTCAGCCTGAATGCGAG TACTATTTGAAGACAGGAACATGCAAGTTTGGAGTAACATGTAAGTTTCATCACCCTAGGAACAAAGCTGGGGTTGCTGGAAGAGTCTCACTCAACATGTTAGGCTATCCTCTACGCTCT AATGAAGTTGATTGTGCTTATTTTCTAAGAACCGGACACTGTAAATTTGGCGCCACTTGTAAATTCAACCATCCTCAGCCTCAACCGACAACCAACCTCATGGTTCCTACTTCAGGCCAACAACAGTCTTACCCTTGGTCAAGAGCCTCTTTTATCGCCAGCCCTCGGTGGCAAGATCCCTCCGGCTTCACCCCATTAATGATGCCTCAAGGAGTTGTATGGAACCCATACAGC GGCCAGCTCGGCTCAGTTTCTCCTTCAGGTACTGGAAATGAACACAACAACTACAGAAACATGCAGCAAAACGAGTCAGGCTCCTCTGTTCAGCCTAGTGAGAATGTTTTCCCGGAGAGACCGGGACAACCTGAATGCCAGTTCTACATGAAGACAGGAGACTGCAAGTTTGGCACAGTTTGCAAGTTTCATCATCCTAGAGATAGACAACCTCCTTCTCCTGATTGTCTCTTGAGTCCCATTGGCCTCCCTTTACGCCCT GGAGAACCGGTGTGTGTGTTCTATAGTCGCTATGGAATCTGCAAGTTTGGTCCAAGCTGTAAATTTAATCACCCAATGGAAATATTCGCATACGACAACACAGCTTCAGAGACAGACGAGGTTGTGGAAACGTCACGCGGAGATTCCAGAAGAGTCTCAGTGTCTGAAACAAGacaagcaacaacaacaacctctGGTCAAGACACTCCCACTGATACACAGCAGCAGTGA
- the LOC103843639 gene encoding gibberellin-regulated protein 5 translates to MTNSIKYVLLFLTLLSLLSVSNLVQASRGGGRLHPQDCRPKCNYRCSATSHKKPCMFFCLKCCSKCLCVPSGTYGNKQNCPCYNNWKTKEGRSKCP, encoded by the exons ATGACGAATTCTATTAAATATGTTCTTCTCTTCTTAACTTTGCTCTCTCTACTGTCAGTCTCCAACCTCGTTCAG GCTTCTCGTGGTGGTGGCAGACTCCATCCCCAAG ATTGCAGACCGAAGTGTAATTACCGTTGCTCGGCAACATCACACAAGAAGCCATGCATGTTCTTTTGCCTTAAGTGTTGTAGCAAATGTCTTTGCGTTCCTTCTGGCACTTATGGAAACAAGCAAAACTGCCCTTGTTACAACAATTGGAAGACCAAAGAAGGCCGTTCAAAATGTCCTTAA
- the LOC103843628 gene encoding probable inactive receptor kinase At3g02880 — protein MNRSISFFSSIFLLYLAAVTSDLDSDRRALLTLRSSVRGRTLLWNTTASSPCSWHGVNCLAGRVTSLRLPGTGSLGSLPNESIGNLTQLQTLSLRFNSLSGPIPSDFSNLVLLRYLYLQGNAFSGEIPAFLFTLPNLIRINLGENRFSGRIPGNVNSAPRLVTLYLERNQLTGSIPEITLSLQQFNVSSNQLNGSIPDSLSGFPVTVFEGNSLCGKPLQSCAVSPPSKDSDGLSTGAIVGIVIGCVVGLLLLLLVLFCLCRKRKTEENAPPRNVEAAPVAAAAATTSSTAAAIPKETAAAAESGVVSKDLIFFVKSFGEFDLDGLLKASAEVLGKGSVGSSYKASFDHGLVVAVKRLRDVVVPEKDFRERMQVLGSMSHPNLVTLIAYYFSRDEKLLVFEYMSRGSLSALLHGNKGSGRTPLNWETRAGIALGAARAISYLHSRDSTTSHGNIKSSNILLSNSYEAKVSDYGLAPIISSTSAPNRIDGYRAPEVTDARKISQKADVYSFGVLILELLTGKSPTHQQLNEEGVDLPRWVQSVTDQQSTSDVFDPELTRYESEGNENIIRLLKIGMSCTAQYPDSRPSMADVTRLIEEVSHSSGSPNPVSD, from the exons ATGAACcgatccatctccttcttctcctccatCTTCCTCCTCTACCTCGCGGCGGTTACTTCCGACCTCGACTCCGACCGTCGAGCGTTACTCACCCTCCGCAGCAGCGTCCGCGGCCGTACGCTTCTATGGAACACGACCGCCTCCTCTCCTTGCAGCTGGCACGGAGTCAACTGCCTCGCGGGTCGGGTCACTTCCCTCCGGTTACCCGGAACCGGCTCATTAGGCTCCTTACCAAACGAATCAATCGGGAACTTGACTCAGCTCCAGACTCTCTCCCTCCGGTTCAACTCCCTCTCCGGTCCGATCCCGTCCGACTTCTCCAACCTCGTCCTCCTCCGTTACTTGTATCTCCAAGGCAACGCCTTCTCCGGCGAGATTCCCGCGTTTTTATTTACGCTTCCGAATTTAATCAGAATTAATTTAGGGGAGAATAGGTTCTCGGGGAGGATCCCGGGTAATGTGAACTCCGCGCCTCGGTTGGTTACGCTCTACTTGGAGAGGAACCAGCTCACGGGTTCGATCCCCGAGATCACACTCTCTCTCCAGCAGTTTAATGTTTCTTCCAATCAGTTAAACGGTTCGATTCCGGATTCGCTGTCGGGCTTTCCCGTAACCGTTTTCGAAGGGAACAGTCTCTGTGGGAAGCCGTTACAGTCTTGCGCCGTTTCTCCGCCGTCTAAAGACAGCGACGGGTTATCAACGGGAGCTATCGTCGGGATTGTGATCGGGTGCGTTGTCGGTTTGTTGCTGCTTCTCTTGGTTCTGTTCTGTCTCTGTAGGAAGAGAAAGACGGAGGAGAATGCTCCGCCGCGAAACGTCGAAGCAGCTCCcgtcgccgccgccgccgctaCGACTTCCTCCACCGCCGCGGCTATACCGAAGGaaacggcggcggcggcggagagCGGTGTGGTGAGTAAAGACTTGATCTTTTTCGTGAAGTCTTTCGGGGAATTCGATTTGGACGGGTTGTTGAAGGCTTCGGCTGAGGTTCTTGGGAAAGGATCTGTTGGGTCTTCGTATAAGGCGAGCTTTGATCATGGTTTGGTGGTGGCTGTGAAGCGGTTGAGAGACGTTGTGGTGCCTGAGAAAGATTTTAGAGAGAGGATGCAGGTTTTGGGATCGATGAGTCATCCTAATCTAGTGACTTTGATCGCTTACTACTTTAGCCGTGACGAGAAGCTTCTTGTCTTTGAGTACATGTCTAGAGGAAGCTTGTCTGCTCTCTTGCACG GGAACAAAGGAAGCGGGAGGACTCCGTTGAACTGGGAGACCAGAGCTGGTATTGCATTGGGAGCTGCGAGAGCGATTAGTTACCTACATTCTCGCGATTCGACAACTTCTCATGGAAACATCAAGTCTTCGAACATTCTCTTGTCTAACTCCTATGAAGCTAAAGTGTCTGATTATGGTCTAGCGCCTATCATTAGCTCCACGTCTGCGCCTAACCGTATCGATGGCTACCGTGCCCCTGAAGTTACTGACGCTCGCAAAATCTCTCAGAAAGCTGATGTTTACAGCTTTGGTGTCCTAATACTTGAGCTACTCACAG GGAAGTCTCCAACACACCAGCAATTAAACGAGGAAGGTGTAGATTTGCCAAGATGGGTCCAATCTGTTACTGATCAACAATCAACGTCTGATGTGTTTGATCCAGAGCTCACAAGGTACGAATCAGAGGGCAATGAGAACATTATCCGGCTCTTGAAGATCGGTATGAGCTGTACGGCTCAGTATCCTGATAGTCGTCCTTCGATGGCCGATGTTACCAGACTCATCGAGGAGGTTTCACATTCATCAGGCTCTCCAAACCCGGTATCTGATTGA